Proteins encoded within one genomic window of Xiphophorus maculatus strain JP 163 A chromosome 11, X_maculatus-5.0-male, whole genome shotgun sequence:
- the LOC102217301 gene encoding trophoblast glycoprotein-like yields the protein MWITRSAEHLSGVFSVWNQWGSHYVALLCLLSSPVRTDDACPSSCSCARDSGTVTCLPDGGQTDLPSDIPTWTSTLILRGRNISTLPQGAFTVNGTELEMVTLSLSYNGIQTIEPYAFLGLTRLHLLDLSHNQLETISSRAFHGLTELRSLFLNYSVSPDATAQLSCALSAQSLRNLHRLELAGNRLKSIPMERLDMYNLHFLVLINNSIENIGRENISSLYQQRRIRVYLALNPFQCNCELEVFYYWLKNSSQCQDAERVFCSEPEARRGVPVEKLRGEDVDCMNENLEAVSYVLLGIVMALIGVVFLMVLYLNRGGIKRWLNNIREACRDQMEVYHYRYEQDSDPRLANVAV from the coding sequence ATGTGGATAACTCGTAGTGCCGAACATTTAAGCGgtgttttctctgtttggaATCAGTGGGGTTCGCATTACGTAGCGCTGCTGTGTTTATTGTCTTCGCCAGTCAGGACAGATGACGCCTGCCCGTCTTCTTGCAGCTGTGCCAGGGACTCGGGGACTGTGACCTGCTTACCTGATGGGGGCCAAACTGATCTACCTTCGGACATACCAACATGGACGTCCACTTTGATACTTAGAGGTAGAAACATTTCAACTTTACCTCAAGGCGCGTTCACTGTCAATGGCACCGAGTTGGAAATGGTGACACTCTCGCTTTCCTACAACGGGATACAGACTATTGAGCCGTACGCTTTCCTGGGACTCACCCGCTTACATTTGTTAGACCTGAGCCATAATCAGCTGGAAACTATCTCATCCAGGGCTTTCCATGGACTGACGGAGTTGCGCTCTCTTTTTCTTAATTACTCTGTTTCGCCCGATGCCACAGCGCAGCTTTCATGCGCGCTCAGCGCGCAAAGTTTGCGGAACCTCCACAGACTGGAGCTTGCGGGAAATCGACTAAAGTCTATACCCATGGAAAGGTTAGATATGTATAACTTGCACTTTCTAGTCCTCATAAATAACTCAATTGAGAACATTgggagagaaaacatttctagTTTGTACCAGCAGAGACGAATACGCGTCTACTTGGCCTTAAATCCGTTTCAATGCAACTGTGAACTGGAAGTGTTTTACTACTGGCTAAAAAACTCATCGCAGTGTCAGGATGCTGAGCGGGTGTTTTGCAGTGAGCCGGAAGCGCGGAGGGGGGTCCCCGTGGAGAAGCTGCGGGGAGAGGACGTGGATTGTATGAATGAGAACCTGGAGGCAGTCTCATACGTGCTCCTCGGCATAGTGATGGCTCTGATCGGAGTGGTGTTCCTCATGGTTCTGTATCTGAACCGGGGAGGCATCAAACGATGGCTCAATAACATCAGAGAGGCGTGCAGAGACCAGATGGAGGTTTACCACTACCGCTATGAGCAGGACTCAGACCCCAGGTTGGCCAACGTGGCTGTTTAG
- the smyd4 gene encoding SET and MYND domain-containing protein 4 produces the protein MMDLPCVQWQDHVAHKWSGLDPELKETFLSLHEIDDVFKCALSLANQQDLDAIQLISAGRSVKKDAEEASKCRETGNSIFKTRDYKAAALHYSQGICFAPQSSEQLSLCYANRSAALYRLQQYQECLYDIDRALNTGYPAHLSHKLQDRHNLCLSHLPMSVKTKYDQLYHVSNDDKCSKSLTVSSSEAFRFCICPQVSVGCSKEKGCHLVALQSITAGEVILSERPFSWVLIPGVEKVKGKRGQGQDIQREIVFGTEHKRCHWCLAETLCAVPCKGCSFSRYCSASCQQEAWEEHHHWECPLGAELAAMGVMVQLALRVTLKAGIEIIHRARQTIRDEQKKSDQYNPYMTVFHLMQHTEHQSISLRFMCALTVATVYLKLSKAGPLPTSWKLSDASSITSQSSDGPKKKGGDTEWSSELWVVGSAVLRHMLQLRCNAQAVVTLQATGSENSRVQSMEEIRVATAMFPTLSLLNHSCRPNTSLVFSTGIVDDPGGSQESVGFNQRLLGEGRQGRGVTVTVRAARDISAGEEILHCYGPNSNRMGTEERQRLLQEQYYFLCECEACTDQEEEIRESSRNESGLLCTKCKGALKKNKGSGFTCSLLSCGHQISSSDVNHKLQEFTVALEKAVALMEKENPVEALHLLKKISSQSGLLLRDTHPLQGELADATARAYASLGDWKNAATHLEQSAVAISSQYGKDSFELGQQLFKLVQLHFNGGARGPTLSVIPKVRQILSLHCGPHCPELQELNAMEECFQGSTF, from the exons ATGATGGATCTTCCGTGCGTGCAGTGGCAAGATCACGTTGCACACAAATGGAGTGGACTGGATCCTGAgctaaaggaaacatttctctctctgcatGAAATCGATGATGTATTTAAATGCGCTTTAAGCCTGGCAAA ccaacAAGATCTGGATGCTATTCAATTAATCTCTGCAGGACGCTCAGTGAAGAAAGATGCAGAAGAAGCATCCAAATGCAGAGAAACGGGTAACTCCATCTTTAAGACAAGAGACTACAAGGCTGCAGCTCTGCACTATTCACAG GGAATATGTTTTGCTCCCCAAAGTTCAGAGCAGCTTTCTCTGTGCTATGCCAATCGCTCTGCTGCTCTCTACCGTCTGCAGCAGTATCAG GAATGTCTCTATGACATCGACAGAGCCTTGAACACTGGCTATCCAGCTCATCTCTCACACAAACTGCAGGACCGTCACAATCTCTGCTTGAGCCACCTCCCTAtgtctgtaaaaacaaaatacgatCAACTCTATCATGTCTCAAATGATGataaatgcagcaaaagtcTTACAGTATCATCCAGTGAAGCTTTCAGATTCTGCATTTGTCCCCAAGTTTCTGTTGGATGCAGCAAGGAAAAAGGCTGCCACCTGGTGGCTCTGCAGAGCATCACAGCTGGAGAGGTGATTCTGAGTGAGAGGCCGTTCAGCTGGGTCCTCATTCCAGGAGTTGAGAAGGTTAAAGGAAAGAGAGGACAGGGGCAGGACATACAGAGGGAAATTGTGTTTGGAACAGAGCACAAGCGATGTCACTGGTGTTTGGCTGAAACTCTGTGTGCCGTGCCATGTAAGGGCTGCAGCTTCAGCCGATATTGCTCAGCTTCTTGTCAGCAGGAAGCTTGGGAAGAGCATCACCACTGGGAGTGTCCACTGGGAGCAGAGCTTGCTGCGATGGGTGTAATGGTGCAGCTTGCTCTCAGGGTAACGCTAAAGGCTGGGATTGAAATCATCCACAGAGCAAGGCAGACAATCAGGGATGAGCAGAAAAAGTCTGACCAGTATAATCCATACATGACCGTGTTTCACCTGATGCAGCATACGGAGCATCAGAGCATTAGTTTGCGTTTCATGTGTGCACTTACTGTGGCAACAGTTTACCTGAAGCTCAGCAAGGCAGGTCCTCTTCCTACATCTTGGAAGCTGAGTGATGCTTCATCAATAACCAGCCAATCTTCTGACGGACCAAAGAAGAAAGGAGGAGACACAGAGTGGAGCTCAGAGCTGTGGGTTGTGGGAAGTGCAGTTCTGAGGCACATGCTGCAGCTGAGGTGTAATGCTCAGGCAGTCGTCACACTGCAAGCAACAG GATCTGAAAACTCACGAGTGCAGTCTATGGAGGAAATTCGAGTTGCCACAGCGATGTTTCCAACTCTCAGCCTTCTCAATCACTCTTGCCGTCCCAACACCAGTCTGGTTTTTAGCACCGGAATTGTTGATGATCCTGGTGGCTCACAGGAGTCCGTAGGTTTCAATCAGCGTCTCCTTGGGGAAGGACGGCAGGGCCGGGGAGTCACTGTGACAGTCAGAGCAGCCAGAGATATCAGTGCTGGAGAGGAAATCCTGCACTGCTATG GGCCCAACAGCAACAGAATGGGGACTGAAGAACGGCAGCGTCTCCTGCAGGAACAGTACTACTTCCTGTGTGAGTGTGAGGCCTGCACCGACCAGGAGGAGGAGATAAGGGAGAGCAGCAGGAACGAGTCAGGACTCCTGTGTACAAAGTGCAAAGGAGCTCTTAaa aaaaacaaaggaagtgGATTTACATGTTCTCTTTTGTCATGTGGTCATCAAATATCGTCATCTGATGTGAACCACAAGCTGCAGGAGTTCACTGTTGCCTTAGAGAAAGCTGTGGCGCtcatggaaaaagaaaatccag TGGAAGCCCTGCACCTCCTGAAAAAGATCAGCAGTCAGTCTGGACTTCTACTCAGAGATACTCATCCGCTGCAGGGGGAGCTGGCTGATGCCACCGCCAGAGCTTATGCTTCTTTGG GTGACTGGAAAAATGCAGCAACCCATCTAGAGCAAAGTGCTGTAGCTATCAGTTCCCAGTATGGAAAAGACAGTTTTGAACTGGGACAGCAGCTTTTCAAGTTAGTTCAGCTCCACTTCAATGG tggTGCCAGAGGCCCAACCCTCTCCGTCATTCCCAAGGTCAGGCAAATACTCTCCCTCCACTGTGGTCCTCACTGTCCTGAGCTACAGGAGCTGAACGCCATGGAGGAATGTTTTCAAGGGTCCACATTCTAA